Genomic DNA from Vibrio vulnificus CMCP6:
CTTCTATCAAACTGAAACCACTTTGCTTACAAATCATTCCAGCTCCCCTTCTCCCATGCGTAAAAAATAACGGGATCAACCACCTCTTCTATATTGTCTCTATTGAAAGCAAAGTTCAGTGAGTTTGCGAAGTAAGCTGCATAGCTTGGACTATCTAAAACTTGCCCTCCAGAGAAAGTGAATGCCCCTCTTTGAAAATAAACAATTCGGTTTTTACTCAACCCTGTAAAGTGAACAACCTCTGCAAAATGATCTTTTGCTTCAAAGTTATCCCAAAGAGTATCTAAGTTAGTTGGTGCTGTTGTATGAAGTTGATACAGCATTCCAGGAAACGTCATCGCGCCATGTGCAGCAAAAATGCCGTTGTGCACTAGTAATAAAACAGGATCCCCTCCCGAACTAACAAAAGCCTCGGAAATATGATCGATCCCACCTTTAATCGGGTTACCGTTTGAATCGGTTGGATAATTACCATTAATTTTTGTGGAAGACGTAAATTCACACGAACCCGTTACCCATATTCTTCGCTTACCTGCGTTTATCTGATCAGCCACTTTTTTTCCACAATCCGTAACTATCTGATCCAACACGTTGTCAAAATTTACAGTGGCAAAGTTGAGATTAGTTTTTACGCTACTCCAATTGGATCTCTGCACTCTGAAAAGATCATAGAAAGGCTCCAGAGCGCCATCCTGAATAAAATCATCACCATATCCAGTATCTGCGGAGATATTGGTCTTGTGCGAAGCTTTACAATCTTTAGATTTATGATTGAAGCCTTGATATGGAACACTGCCATGTATCACGCCTTGGTTAGTGGCGCCTGATCTAGAGTGAAATGCACTTTTGTAACGGATTGCTGTACATTCCCATCCATCATCAAAATCACCAGGATCAGGTGTAGAAAAAGTAGCACTACCGTTGATATAGAGATCGGAGCTACTTTTCAGAGCACCGCTAGATGCACCACGACTCAGTTTAAGAGTTTTGCTTATCGTCGCATGTCCGCTAGAGGCTACTTTGCTCGTAATTTTATTGTTGCTATCGATAGCAAGATTAGACAGTCCTAATGGGTTTTTACACGTAGAAGGAAAAAGAGTAGTTGCAGCAAGAATATCACCTTGCTGTCTGACAAGCGCAAACGCGCACTCCAATCCCCCCTCCGCTTTCCAGTAACTTTGCCGTGACAATACCTCATTTTGCGCTCGTTTGATTTGATAAAGCAATGTTTTATAACTACCTAAAGTCGCCATGAGTGCAGCGATCAGCAATACACTCGTAACAAGCAAGGTCGTCGCACCTTGTTCACGATTTATCATTGCCAATTCCTCTGCGTTACTGAGAATGAAACGTTTTCTTTACTGGATGGGAGGTCGGTCAAGCGCGTAATCAATTCAATATCAAAATAAGCTGACGTCGCACCACCACCCGCTATATTTTTCTGCACTACATTGAATGCCTCTACCTGGATCTGGCTAGCCACAAATAAAGAATTACAGGAGTTTACAAATGAACCGGCAAAATTGCTCGCTTGAGCTGTCGTAATCAAATAATCTAACTCCTTTTCACATATTCTAAGAATGTGACTATCATTATCTCTTTGTTCATAAACTACATTCTTATATAGCGGCGTTGCTCCAGACATTTTGGTAAAATAAGCGTAAGCAATTAACCCCTCATCTGCACTATTGTGTGAATAGATCACCGTGGTTGCCCCTGATAGTCTGACCGTTTGACCATTACTTCCATCATAGCCAGCTCTCAACATGTCTGAATGCATCATCTGCGTAACACTCCTTGTGTTTTGCAATAACATCAAATCTTTGCTGCGCTTCGCTGACGCATTTTGTCCTTGAATAAAAATCGAACCAACAACACCTAATGCAAACAAGCCAATAGTTGCGGATATCATAAATTCGACCAACGAGGCACCTAACTGCCTCTTACGTTGAAAAGAAATTTGTTTAGCAACGAGGGTAGCCATAGTATTCATCACTCTGGTTATCACTACATAGGCGGAAACGGGCAGAACGATTATGCGCAATTAACTTAATTGCTTTCGTAGATTCACCTGTAGGGTAAAAACGGATGTTGCCCTGACTAGGACGGCCATAAACACCATCAAAACTGATCTGATCAGACGGGAACTGCGATTTAACTAATACTCCTTTGTAAGGAGCACCCGAAAGATTAAGCAAGACAGTACCAATTCCTGGAGTTGCATTGTCAGTAAGTTCAATTTTCCAAGTCCCTAAACTATCCCCATTAGCTGCGATGGAAATATGTGCCCAAAGATTTTGTCGACGTAATACAGCCTCCGATTTTGCTTGGATAACAAAGCCATGCAATTCATTTCCTAGTCTCTGCATTTTGGTTGTATTCGTAACACCAGTAAAACTAGGTACTGCCCAAGCTAAAATTACAGCCAGTACAGCCACTGTAATTAAGAGCTCCAAAAGTGTGAAGCCGCGAGTCATTTCCCAAATTCCTATGTAATCTATTGCTAAGCAACAATTCAACTTGCACCAATGCTAGCACCATAGAAAAATAGGAGGAAAATCAACGAGGAAGTGTTCGTGATGATTCGAAATTTTCCCTGCAAACACTACAATAAACACTCATCTGGTATGACATTGATCGAATTATTAATCGCAGTAGTCATCGTGGGGATCTTGGCAAGCATCAGCTACCCGAGCTACAAAAATTATGTGATCGAGTCGCATAGAACAGTAGCCAAAGCAGATATGGCGAAAATTCAGTTGGAGCTGGAACGTAGCTACAATAGTGGTTATCAATGGACGCAAATCCTATCCGGCAGCACTTGCCTGATATGTGACTCTCTCTCGGAGAGATATACATTTTCTGTTGCCAGTTCTGCAACCATTTCATATACCATTACAGCGACAGCGAAAACCGATAAAGGTCAAAGCAACGATCCTTGCCTAGCCAATGAAACGATAAAAAAAATGACGCTCGATTCAACCAACCAAGCAAAACCAACGGCTTGTTGGTAACAAAAAAGCCCGTTTGGCATCACCAAACGGGCTTTGTCGTACTGAACTCTTATCGCATGACTAGCTGGTCAAATCGTCAAAGAACTTCTTAACACCATTAAAGAAGCCTTCTGATTTTGGTTTGTGCTTGGTGGCCGCTTCACCACAGCAAGACTCTTCAAACTCTTTCAGCAACTCTTTTTGACGTGAACTCAAGTTCACTGGCGTCTCGACCACAAGTTTCACAATCAAATCACCGATTGCGCCGCCGCGAACGCCTTTTACGCCTTTGCCACGCATACGGAACATGCGGCCCGTTTGGGTCTCTGATGGTACTTTCAAATTCACACGGCCATCGAGTGTCGGCACTTCCACTTCGCCACCCAGTGCCGCCATAGCAAAACTTACTGGCACTTCACAGTAAAGGTTGTTGCCTTCACGTTCAAAGATGTGGTGCTCTCTTACGTGTACTTGTACATACAAATCTCCCGCTGGGGCGCCGCGCTCACCCGCTTCCCCTTCACCAGAGAGACGAATGCGATCGCCTGTGTCAACCCCTGCTGGAATCTTAACATTGAGCGTTTTGGTTTTCTGCTTGCGGCCTTGACCATGACACACATTACATGGGTCTTTGATGATCTTGCCTTTGCCGTGACAGGTTGGACAGGTTTGCTGTACAGCGAAGAAACCTTGGCGCATCTGAACCTGACCATGGCCATGACAGGTACCACAGGTTTCAGCTGAAGTGCCTTTCTTCGCCCCCGTGCCTTCACAAGTGTCACAATGAACCAATGTCGGAACTTCAATTTCCTTCGAGACGCCACGTACGGCTTCTTCTAGCGACAGTTCCATGTTGTAGCGCAGATCGGCACCACGCTGTGGACGAGCGTGACCACCACCACGGCGACCACCACCAAAAATATCGCCAAAAACGTCGCCGAAGATGTCACCAAAGTCAGCACCACCGCCACCAAAACCACCGCCGAAGCCGCCACCGCCTTGTTCAAATGCAGCGTGGCCATATTGATCGTAAGCTGCTTTTTTCTGTGGATCGGTCAGAATTTCGTACGCTTCTTTTACTTCTTTAAACTTATCCGCAGCAGACTCGTCACCCTGATTGCGATCTGGGTGAAATTTCATAGCCAAGCGCTTATACGCCTTTTTGATGTCTCGCTCTGAGGCATCGCGGCTAACGCCTAATACTTCGTAAAAATCACGTTTTGACATATTGTTCGTCACCAATTAATTACTGCAAACGGTTGATTCCGCTTGGTGTTTGTATCGATATAGATAAAGGTTCGACGTTTGAAAACAATGAAGTCCTTTATCTATAAGTACACAGGTATTTACAAACTTACGGGCGTAAGAGTTACCCCAAACGCCCGCAAACAGGAAGTTCAACACCAGATGGCGTATTGCCATCTGGTTAAACAAGATTATTTCTTGTCGTCTTTCACTTCTTCAAACTCTGCATCAACAACATCGTCTTCTTGAGACTGAGCACCAGCTTCCGCTGAACCTTGTTGTGCTTGAGCTTGTTGCTGAGCGATTTCCATTAGCTTCTGAGCTGCAGCCATTAGCGCTTGGATTTTCGCTTCGATCGCTTCTTTGTCTTCGCCTTTACGAGCTTCTTCAAGTTCGCTGATTGCTGTTTCGATCTTCGCCTTCTCATCTGCTGGTAGCGCTTCGCCCGCTTCTTCTACTTGCTTGCGTGTACCGTGGATGATTTGGTCAGCTTGGTTACGTGCAGTTGCTAACTCTTCGAACTTTTTGTCCGCTTCTTTGTTTGCTTCTGCTTCTTGTACCATTTTCTCAATCTCAGCGTCGCTTAAACCGCCAGAAGCTTGGATAGTGATCTTCTGCTCTTTACCAGTCTGCTTATCTTTCGCAGATACGTGTAGGATACCATCCGCATCAAGGTCGAAAGTGACTTCGATCTGTGGCATACCACGTGGTGCAGGGTTGATACCTTCAAGGTTGAACTGACCTAGCGACTTGTTGTACATCGCTTGTTTACGCTCACCTTGTAGCACGTGAATCGTTACCGCACTCTGGTTATCTTCTGCTGTCGAGAACACTTGGTTCGCTTTGGTTGGGATAGTAGTGTTCTTCTCAACCAACTTCGTCATTACACCACCCATAGTCTCGATACCTAGAGACAGCGGTGTTACGTCTAGTAGAAGAACGTCTTTAACATCACCTGCTAGTACACCACCTTGAACAGCCGCACCTACCGCTACTGCTTCGTCTGGGTTTACATCACGACGTGGTTCTTTACCAAAGAACTCTGTTACTTTCGCTTGAACCATAGGCATACGAGTCTGACCACCCACTAGGATAACGTCAGTGATGTCACCTACTGAAAGATCTGCATCCGCAAGCGCAACTTTTAGCGGCTCTAGTGAACGTTGAACTAGGTCTTCAACCAGTGATTCTAGCTTCGCACGTGTCACTTTGATGTTCATGTGCTTAGGACCCGTTGCATCTGCCGTGATGTATGGCAGGTTTACGTCAGTCTGGTTAGTAGAAGACAGTTCGATCTTCGCTTTTTCTGCCGCTTCTTTAACGCGCTGCATTGCTAGTGGATCGTTCTTCAGATCGATACCTTGATCTTTCTTGAATTCTGCTACTAGGTAGTTGATTAGACGGTTGTCAAAGTCTTCACCACCAAGGTGAGTGTCACCGTTGGTTGCTAGTACTTCAAAGGTTTTCTCGCCTTCAACTTCATCGATTTCGATGATAGAGATATCGAATGTACCGCCACCTAGGTCGTATACTGCGATAGTGCGATCACCACCTTGCTTGTCTAGGCCGTATGCTAACGCTGCCGCAGTTGGTTCGTTGATAATACGCTTAACTTCTAGACCCGCGATACGACCAGCGTCCTTTGTTGCTTGACGCTGAGCATCGTTAAAGTATGCAGGAACGGTAATTACTGCACCTGTTACTTCTTCACCTAGGAAGTCTTCTGCTGTTTTCTTCATTTTCTTAAGAACTTCAGCAGAAACCTGAGGAGCTGCCATTTTTTGGCCTTTCGCTTCAACCCAAGCATCACCGTTATCTGCCTTCACAATTTTGTATGGCATGATTTCGATGTCGCGCTGAACTTCTTCATCTTCAAAACGACGACCAATCAAACGCTTGATTGCAAATAGCGTGTTTTCTGGGTTTGTTACCGCTTGACGTTTTGCAGGTTGACCAACAAGAGTCTCACCATCGGTATAAGCGATAACTGAAGGAGTTGTGCGCTCACCCTCCGCATTTTCGATTACACGTGGTTTGTCGCCGTCTAGTACAGCAACACAAGAGTTAGTAGTACCTAAGTCAATACCAATGATTTTACCCATCTGGCTATCTCCAAATAAATTCTATTTTCTTTTGCTTTATCCCCTATATGGGGATCGACAATGGGGATTCAACCCTTACTCACAAAACCAAAATAAGTTGTGTGTTTCACTTATGCCTCATAAATAGGGGCGTCAAAAACCTTTTCAAGGGGCAACAAGAAAAAAAGTGATATTTTTTTATTGGATTCGAGTCATCAGATGGCGGAGCCAATATCCGCTCCGCACAATTGAAAGGATAATTTAAGACGAGAGAGGACGAGAATCTGCGCGTTGAGAATATAAACTCGCTAGCTTAACCATCACGCCAACGGCGCCGACACCTGCCATGGTCAGCACAATACTGGGCCCGACCGGATAATCTCCCCACAATGACATCAAAAAGCCCGTGCTCCCACCGACAATACCAAGGCTTATCGCCGCCCACCAATAGAGCGAAGTTCGAAAGAGCAAGGCAAACAGAGCGGGCAAAATGAGTGCGGCAAATTCAAGATAAACCCCTAGGTTGATCACCAAAGGCGGAACCGCCAAAGCAAACAGCAGATAGAATTTTGCCCCCTCCAACCAATGAGAACGCAACCATTGCACCCAAAGCAAACTGAGCGTCACCATCAAAACCAACCCAACATCAGTGATGTCTGTCCATAGCAAGCGGCCACCCAGCAGCGAATCAATCAACTCTTTACCATGTGCCTGAACGCTCACCACATTGATGGAAACGCACGCAGCAATGACATACAGCAGACCAATCATGGCTTCCAAATGCGGCGTCGCTCGATGCTCTAAATAGCTGAGTAACCCAGCCACTGGTAAAGTCAATAAATACGAAGCCAGTACTTTACTCAGCAAACTGGCTTCAAACCCCGCATAGAGCTCTACGATGATCATCGCCAGTGCCGAGATTTGTGCCATGGCCAAATCAATAAAGACCACTCCACGGCGTAACACTTGCCTTCCTAAAATGATGTTACTCACCAAAGCCAGTAACCCAATGGCCACTGGTGTCATTAGCCAGATGTGATCACTCATGGCGCACTTCTCAACTGAAGCAGTTGCGCAATACTGTCATCAATCAGCGCGATCAGATCACTGGCCTGCTCTCTTCCTCCAACACTTTGAGCCAACTGCACAATCGGCAACTGGCTTCGCTGGGCCAGCCAGTTGGCCGCATCCACAGGTTGATGGCTGGAGTAGACGATACCACTCACCTGACTCAAATCGAGCTGATTCAACTTTTGCAGATGCGCCATCGTCGGTGGCAGTCCGGGCTTTGGTTCAAGATCTGCTACTTGTTCTATTCCCAACCAAGCATAAAGGTAGCGATAGGTCTGGTGGTAACCCACCACTTGCATATCTCGTAATGATCTTGCTTGCTCACGCCAAACGGACAAACGTTTTTGCCACGCATGACGAAACTTTACCCCCATCCCTTTATATAGGGACTGATTGTCTGGATCGATAAGCGCAAGCCTATCCGCTAACGCGCGAGACACCGCTGGCATATCGGCCAGTGCAAATTGGACGTGAGGATTACCGTGTGCGTGCACATCGCCCATAGCACGATCAAGCTGCTCATGTTTATCCAACATTTGCACATAGTCACTGACCCAAAACAGCCCCGTTTGCCCGTTTTGTACTTTCGGGTTGCGGCTTTGTCTTTGCAGTTCAGGTAGCCAACCGATCTCCAGCTCAGCGCCAGAACAGACCACCAGATCTGCACGGCGCATTTGTGCAATCAGTGATGGCCTAGCTTGAACATAGTGCGGATCTTGCATCGCCGTGGTTGCAGAGTAAATCCGGGCATCAGGCGCGTGCTGGCGGACCAAATCTGCCCAATCCGGCTGGCAGACAAAGACATTTAGCCCTGCGATGCTCGGCATGCTCAAAAGTAACAGCGACAAACAAACACTAAAACGCATGAGCATGGTGCGCTCCAAATGACATCACGTATTGCAGGCTAAATAAGGTCTCATCACCATCAACGTTTTCTTCATAGGTCACCTGACCACGAATGCGACCAAAATGGGAAGCATGCCAATCCAGCGCGACATCCCACTCTTTCAGATCGCCACGAGAAAACTCACCATGCAAGTGATCACCATGAGCATGCACTTCTCCTTCCACAGTCCGCACTTCCCCATAACGTGTACTCATGGTCCAACTCGGATGGAATTGATAAGCCAGCTCCGCATACCAACCTTGTGCAGATTGCTCCGCTCCAGGCACACTCGCCATTGGCGGATCAAATCGATTGTCTAAATACCAAAATTCACTGCTGGCTCTCAGATTGGTTTGACGATAGTTACCTTCCGGTGCCCATTTCCAAGTGAAATCCGTACCGTATAAATGACGCCCGGTTATCACGGGCCCATGCGAATGGCTCGCGTGATCATGATGATGGTCATGCGCACTGTGATCCGATGACTCTGAATGAACAAACTGACGACCATTGGCATTGTAAAGCGCGCTCACTCCCCAACGCCAACTGTGCTCCACACCTAAGTCTGCGCCAATTTGCACGTTCGCGGTATACACACCAACATTCACCGGATCGCTATACCCTGCATCCAAAGGTTTTCCACTTAATGCTTCGATGCTCGTCTGCAGATAAAAATCGGTCGGCGCTAACCAACTCATTTGAACGCCATCATCGAAATAGTGACCACCAAGAAATGCGCGATAAACAGCTGGGCGTTCGATAAATGCATCTTCATGCATGTGTTTATTGTTTAGGTAACCAATGTGAGAGAGTAATCTCCCCGCTTTCAGTTTGAATCCCAGCGGTAAACTGAGCGTTTCTATCCAAGCCTCTTCGAGCTCAAGCTCAGTTTCTCCCCCATGGCTCGCCAGTACCGTAACGAGCTGACCTTTGAAGTGATGATCAATGTTACTGCTTAGTACAAGCTCAGAATGACCAAGCGAAAATCCCTTGTCACGGCTTCCCCAATGGCGAGATTCATTTTGATAACTGCCATCCAGAACGACGCCAATATCAATATTTGCGTTTACCGCTGAACTACTGATGAGCATGGCACCACACAAAAACAACCTACTCTTCTTTACTGCTGGGACTCTCACGACATCCATCTCCGATTAATTAATGATAATACGTCTCAAAACTATTGAATGAGACAAATGTTATGTTATAACATTTCATAAATCAATCTAACCTACTAAGTTTATTCGCTAGGTTTATTCCATCGTTCAAATGAAAGGACATCGTTAAATGCAACCCCTGTTGACCACCAAAGTTACATACACCGCACTCTCTCTGGCCGTCATGCTGACACTCAGTGGCTGTAGCGAAGGCGAGAACAAAGCAGACCATCACAATCATCAAGATTCAGACCACACGCCATCCTCCATGAGCCGTTTGGTCGTCACAGAACAAGGCAGCACTAACCTCTACGTTCTTGAAGGCAAAAATTGGGCACCATTGGAACAATTCAATTTACAAAATACGCCATCTGGCCTGAAAACCAGCCCAGGTGGGCGCTACGCGTTGGCCCTGCAGCGCACTCAAAACCTCGTGGAAGTTCTCGATTCTGGTATTGAAGCAGAAGCGCATGGCGATCATTTCCATTTACACGTAGAGCGTCCGCAATTACTCACGACCCAGTATCAGGGCATCAAACCAACGCATTACGATCTTAGTGACGACGCTGCGGCGCTCTTTTTTGATGGCGACAGCAACAGCGGAGAAAACGCAGAGTTTCGAGTATTAAATGATGCCAGCATCGCCAATGGCACTGCCCTAGCTCATTACACCTTTGGGTATGCCGTGCACGGCACCGCGCAACTGTTTGGGGAACATGCGTTTACCGGTATGTCGACAATCGGCCAATCCCGCCGCTTTGCCAAAAGTCGTGGCTCTTGAACGACAACGGTGACCATTTTCACGAATTGAGCACCTCAACCGATGCGTGCCCCGCTCTTCACGGCAGTGCACAATCCAAAACACAAGTGGCTTTTGCGTGTAGTGATGGCGTGATCGTTGTTGATACACCCAATGCCACCCCGCAATTCACTAAACTCGCCAATCCGGCAGGTTTAGACACAGGATCTCGATTTGGCACTGTGGTGGGTTTTGATGCTGCGGATAAACTGTTGTTTCTCACTCGTCAGGCTCAAGCCTTTTATCTCGCCCAAGGGGAGCTGAAAGAGGTCAATTGGAAATCTTCTCCGGAGGAAGGCGCACTAGCTCATTATGCCGCTAACGACGCCTTGGTTGTGGTGAGCTCCAACGGCACATTGAAAGTGTTTAATGCCGCGGCGAATTTCATTCAAAGCCACAATATAACTTTATGGGAAACGCCACCAGCGTTGGCGGAAGGACAAAAAATTCAGTTAACGGGAGACAAACGTACAGGTCATCTTATTGTGAGCGATCCTGCCAATAACCAACTGCTAGAAATCGACCTTGTCAAAGAAGAGGTCCGTCAACATCCGCTTGGTTTTGTTCCTCACTTACTCACTTGGGTAGGGACCGTAGAACAAGAACACCAGCATTGATGCTTGACGCTTGATGTACTCAATGAGCAAAAGAGGGGGCATCATTTCAAAGTACAAAAAAGCGAAGCCGCTAGGCTTCGCTTTTGTTTCGCAGAAAAAGTGTGCTTACGCATTCGCTGTGGTTGAAGGCGCTGTTTGCGCTTCGTCCGCTTCCACACCAATTTCCCCTTCAGATTTCGCAACGATGGTATTCACCGCGGTATCGCCTACTACGTTAGACGAAGTACAGAACATATCGTTGATACGGTCTACCGCGGCAATAATAGCAAGGCCTTCAGGTGGTAAACCAAGTTGATGAAGCAGTACACCCACCATCACTACGCCACCGCCAGGTACGCCACCAGCACCAATCGAAAGCAGAAGAATCGTCAAGCCCAGTGTGAAGATGTCTGCCGTGTTAATTGGCTGGCCAAATGCGTTTGCCACAAACATGGTCGCCAACGCAATGTAAATAGACACGCCTGACATGTTCATGGTCGCGCCCAGTGGCACACCAAAACCAGCCACAGACTTAGATACATTAAGCTTCTCAGTCAGGGTTCTCATGGTCACAGGAATGGTTGCATTCGAACTCGCGGTCGATAACGAGAACAAGATCTGCTCGCGAGTCGCACGCAAAAATGCCTTGGGTGTGATCCCAGTAGTAATGCCCACCACCATTGGGTAGAAGAAGAAGATCCAAAACACCAGCATGGCCACAACCAACGCGACATAGCCTGCAACCGACATCAGCGTGTTGGCATCCAAAGTCGCTCCAAGTTGAATCATCAGAGCAAACACACCGTAAGGCGCAAGGCTCATCACAAGGCCAACCAGTTTCATCATGATCTCATTGGCCATTTTGAAAGTACGGATAGCAGGGCCACCACGAGAATCCAGCGCTTGGATTGCCAAACCGGTCAAAATCGCCATAAAGATGATTTGCAGCATGTCACCATTGGCGAAAGCTTGCACTGGGTTGCTTGGCACAATGTTCACTACCAACGAAAAGATATCCGGTGTTTCCGTTGTGGTCAGTTTTACCGTTTCTGAAATGGTACCCGCAAGATGTGCATCCGCCCCTGGTTGGAAGATAAGACCAACTGTCAGCGCTGCCGCAATCGCAATAATGGTATTGATAATGTAAAGCGCAAAAGTTTTACCACCAAGGCGACCAAACGCAGTAATGTCTTTTAGGTCAACAATGCCACACACAATCGAAACATAAACAAGTGGCACAACCAGCAGCTTGATTAGCGATACAAACATACCACCAGCGCCCTCTGCGGCACCCAGCAAATAAGTATCAAAGATAGTAACGCCACTAAAGAGATACTGAATAGCAGTACCGATAAGTAGACCAGCAAACAAGCCTACAAAAATCTTACTTGAAAGTGATTTATCCATCCTTCACTCCAGAATGTTGTGTTTTTAATTTATGGTTTTGTAGTTAAAACCGCCTATATTTCAGACGGAGTTCGCACATAATACACACTTGAGTTACAAAATGAAGTATTTGTTTACAATAATGATACAAATTTCCAATCAGAAATTAATTTTCAGTTAAAGGAAAAGCAAAGAATAATCGACTAAATCAAAGGGTTGGTTTACTAGGTGCGGGGGCTTAGGAGACATAAAAAAGAGCGGCAAAAGCCGCTCTGTGTGTTTGAATCGGTCTATCAGTTCGCTTATTTCGCAACCATAACCATCGCAGGACGAATCACTCGACCATTCAATTCATAGCCTTTTGCATCACGAACATCACGGTATTTGACTCGTGGTCTGGGCTTTCCTGAATCGACATCGCTTGATGCCATTCTGGGTTAAATGGTTGGCCTTCTGGATTGATTTCTTTCAAACCAAACTTACTGACCACATCAACGAACGTTTTATGAGTCAATTCAACGCCTTCAAGCAGCGGTTTTACCGCTTCGCTTTCAGCGTCAGCCGCTTGAATCGCACGCTCTAGATTATCAATCACTGGCAGCAGTTCTTCAGCAAAGCGATTCAACGCATATTTACGCGCTTTATCAATTTCTTGCTCAGTACGGCGACGCATGTTTTCCACTTCTGCTTTCGCACGTAGCACTGAATCTTGCTGCTCTTTCACACGCGCTTCGCTGGCTAATAAAGCGGCTTCCAGTTCAGCGATCTTCGCCGCTGATTCATCGGCCTCTTCGTTCCATTCGATATCAGCATCAGTGCCAACAGCTTCTACTTCTACTTCCGCAGCGTCTTGCTGTTTAAGCGCTTCTTCGTTGATTTTGTTTTCTTCGTTGCTCATGATATCTCCAGAATTCAACTATTTGTCCTTAAAGCCCCTCACGTTTTATGGGCTTTATCTTCACAAAAATTCGCAAAGTTAGATAACTTGCCATT
This window encodes:
- a CDS encoding dicarboxylate/amino acid:cation symporter, which gives rise to MDKSLSSKIFVGLFAGLLIGTAIQYLFSGVTIFDTYLLGAAEGAGGMFVSLIKLLVVPLVYVSIVCGIVDLKDITAFGRLGGKTFALYIINTIIAIAAALTVGLIFQPGADAHLAGTISETVKLTTTETPDIFSLVVNIVPSNPVQAFANGDMLQIIFMAILTGLAIQALDSRGGPAIRTFKMANEIMMKLVGLVMSLAPYGVFALMIQLGATLDANTLMSVAGYVALVVAMLVFWIFFFYPMVVGITTGITPKAFLRATREQILFSLSTASSNATIPVTMRTLTEKLNVSKSVAGFGVPLGATMNMSGVSIYIALATMFVANAFGQPINTADIFTLGLTILLLSIGAGGVPGGGVVMVGVLLHQLGLPPEGLAIIAAVDRINDMFCTSSNVVGDTAVNTIVAKSEGEIGVEADEAQTAPSTTANA